A genomic region of Pseudomonas sp. KU43P contains the following coding sequences:
- the cysN gene encoding sulfate adenylyltransferase subunit CysN, whose product MSHQSDLISEDILAYLAQHERKELLRFLTCGNVDDGKSTLIGRLLHDSKMIYEDHLEAITRDSKKSGTTGEEVDLALLVDGLQAEREQGITIDVAYRYFSTAKRKFIIADTPGHEQYTRNMATGASTCDLAIILVDARYGVQTQTRRHSYIASLLGIKHIVVAVNKMDLKGFDEQVFESIKADYLKFAEAINLQPSSLHFVPMSALKGDNVVNRSERSPWYTGPALMEILETVEVSADRNVTDLRFPVQYVNRPNLNFRGFAGTIASGVVHKGDDIVVLPSGKSSRVKSIVTYEGELENAGPGQAVTLTMEDEIDISRGDLLVHADNVPPVTDQFDAMLVWMAEEPMLPGKKYDIKRATSYVPGSIASITHKVDVNTLEQGAASALQLNEIGRVKVALDASIALDGYDSNRTTGAFIVIDRLTNGTVGAGMIIAPPVLPHGSTGQHGKQAHVSTEERALRFGQQPATVLFSGLSGAGKSTLAYAVERKLFDMGRAVYVLDGQNLRHDLNKGLPQDRAGRTENWRRAAHVARQFNEAGLLTLAAFVAPDAEGREQAKALIGKERLVTVYVQASPLACRERDPQGLYAAGGENIPGESFPFDVPLDADLVIDTQSTSVEEGVKRVLDVLRQRGAI is encoded by the coding sequence ATGTCGCACCAATCTGATCTGATCAGCGAGGACATCCTCGCCTACCTGGCCCAGCACGAGCGCAAGGAACTGCTGCGTTTCCTGACCTGCGGCAACGTCGACGACGGTAAGAGCACCCTGATCGGGCGCCTGCTGCACGACTCGAAGATGATCTACGAGGACCACCTCGAGGCCATCACCCGTGATTCGAAGAAATCCGGTACCACCGGCGAAGAAGTCGACCTGGCGCTGCTGGTCGATGGCCTGCAGGCCGAGCGTGAGCAGGGCATCACCATCGATGTGGCCTACCGCTACTTCTCCACCGCCAAGCGCAAGTTCATCATCGCCGACACCCCGGGCCACGAGCAGTACACCCGCAACATGGCCACCGGTGCTTCGACCTGCGACCTGGCGATCATCCTGGTCGATGCCCGCTATGGCGTGCAGACCCAGACTCGCCGGCACAGCTACATCGCTTCGCTTCTGGGCATCAAGCACATCGTCGTCGCGGTCAATAAGATGGACCTCAAGGGCTTCGACGAGCAGGTCTTCGAGTCGATCAAGGCCGACTACCTGAAGTTCGCCGAAGCCATCAACCTGCAGCCATCGAGCCTGCACTTCGTGCCGATGTCGGCGCTCAAGGGCGACAACGTGGTCAACCGCAGCGAGCGTTCGCCGTGGTACACCGGCCCTGCGCTGATGGAAATTCTGGAAACCGTCGAAGTGTCGGCCGACCGCAACGTCACCGACCTGCGTTTCCCGGTGCAGTACGTCAACCGCCCGAACCTGAACTTCCGCGGTTTCGCCGGTACCATCGCCAGCGGCGTGGTGCACAAGGGCGACGATATCGTGGTATTGCCGTCGGGCAAGAGCAGCCGGGTCAAGTCCATCGTCACCTACGAAGGTGAGCTAGAGAACGCCGGCCCAGGCCAGGCCGTGACCCTGACCATGGAAGACGAGATCGACATCTCCCGTGGCGACCTGCTGGTGCACGCCGACAACGTTCCCCCGGTAACCGACCAGTTCGACGCCATGCTGGTGTGGATGGCCGAAGAGCCGATGCTGCCGGGCAAGAAATACGACATCAAGCGCGCCACCAGCTACGTGCCGGGCTCGATTGCTAGCATCACCCACAAGGTGGATGTGAACACCCTGGAGCAGGGCGCTGCCAGCGCGCTGCAGCTGAACGAGATCGGCCGCGTCAAGGTTGCCTTGGATGCTTCGATCGCTCTGGACGGTTACGACAGCAACCGCACCACGGGTGCCTTCATTGTCATCGACCGCCTGACCAACGGCACCGTCGGTGCCGGCATGATCATCGCCCCGCCCGTATTGCCGCATGGCAGCACCGGCCAGCATGGCAAGCAGGCTCACGTGTCCACCGAAGAGCGCGCCCTGCGCTTCGGTCAGCAGCCGGCCACCGTCTTGTTCAGCGGCCTGTCCGGCGCGGGCAAGAGCACCCTGGCCTACGCTGTGGAGCGCAAGCTGTTCGACATGGGCCGTGCGGTGTACGTGCTCGATGGCCAGAACCTGCGCCACGACCTGAACAAGGGCCTGCCTCAGGACCGCGCCGGCCGCACCGAGAACTGGCGCCGCGCCGCCCATGTGGCGCGCCAGTTCAACGAAGCCGGCCTGCTGACCCTGGCCGCCTTCGTGGCCCCGGATGCCGAAGGCCGTGAGCAGGCCAAGGCACTGATCGGCAAGGAGCGTCTGGTGACCGTTTACGTCCAGGCTTCTCCGCTGGCCTGCCGCGAGCGTGACCCGCAAGGCCTGTATGCGGCCGGTGGCGAGAACATCCCGGGTGAAAGCTTCCCGTTCGATGTGCCGCTGGATGCCGACCTGGTGATCGATACGCAGAGCACCAGTGTTGAAGAGGGTGTGAAGCGGGTGCTGGATGTGCTGCGTCAGCGTGGTGCGATCTAA
- the cysD gene encoding sulfate adenylyltransferase subunit CysD — translation MVDKLTHLKQLEAESIHIIREVAAEFDNPVMLYSIGKDSAVMLHLARKAFFPGKLPFPVMHVDTQWKFQEMYRFRDKMVEEMGLELITHVNPEGVAQGINPFTHGSSKHTDIMKTQGLKQALDKHGFDAAFGGARRDEEKSRAKERVYSFRDSKHRWDPKNQRPELWNVYNGKVNKGESIRVFPLSNWTELDIWQYIYLEGIPIVPLYFAAEREVIEKNGTLIMIDDERILEHLSEEEKARIVKKKVRFRTLGCYPLTGAVESEAETLTDIIQEMLLTRTSERQGRVIDHDGAGSMEDKKRQGYF, via the coding sequence ATGGTCGACAAACTGACGCACTTGAAACAGCTGGAGGCGGAGAGCATCCACATCATCCGCGAGGTGGCCGCCGAGTTCGACAACCCGGTGATGCTGTACTCGATCGGCAAGGATTCCGCCGTGATGCTGCACCTGGCGCGCAAGGCCTTCTTCCCGGGCAAGCTGCCGTTCCCGGTGATGCACGTCGACACCCAGTGGAAATTCCAGGAGATGTACCGCTTCCGCGACAAGATGGTCGAGGAAATGGGCCTGGAGCTGATCACCCACGTCAACCCCGAGGGTGTGGCGCAGGGCATCAACCCGTTCACCCATGGCAGCTCCAAGCACACCGACATCATGAAGACCCAGGGCCTCAAGCAGGCGCTGGACAAGCATGGTTTCGACGCCGCCTTCGGTGGTGCGCGCCGCGACGAAGAGAAGTCGCGGGCCAAGGAACGCGTGTACTCGTTCCGTGACAGCAAGCACCGCTGGGACCCGAAGAACCAGCGCCCAGAGCTGTGGAACGTGTACAACGGCAAGGTCAACAAGGGCGAGTCGATCCGTGTGTTCCCGCTGTCCAACTGGACCGAGCTGGACATCTGGCAGTACATCTACCTCGAAGGTATCCCGATCGTGCCGCTGTACTTCGCCGCCGAGCGTGAAGTGATCGAGAAGAATGGCACCCTGATCATGATCGACGACGAGCGCATCCTTGAGCACCTTTCCGAGGAAGAGAAGGCGCGCATCGTCAAGAAGAAGGTGCGTTTCCGTACCCTGGGCTGCTACCCGTTGACGGGTGCGGTCGAGTCGGAAGCCGAGACCCTGACGGACATCATTCAGGAAATGCTCCTGACCCGTACGTCCGAACGCCAGGGCCGTGTCATCGACCACGATGGCGCCGGTTCCATGGAAGACAAGAAACGCCAAGGCTACTTCTAA
- a CDS encoding Nif3-like dinuclear metal center hexameric protein produces the protein MAVALNTLVEEAERYLGSAKIQDYCPNGLQVEGRPQISRIVSGVTASQALLDAAVEAQADLVLVHHGYFWKGENPCITGIKQRRLKTLLKHDISLLAFHLPLDVHPEVGNNVQLARQLDITVEGPLDPANPKVVGLVGSLAEPMTARDFARRVQEVMGREPLLVEGDEMIRRVGWCTGGGQGYIDTAIAAGVDLFISGEASEQTFHSARENGVSFIAAGHHATERYGVQALGDYLARRFALEHLFIDCPNPI, from the coding sequence ATGGCCGTCGCCCTCAATACCCTGGTCGAGGAAGCCGAGCGCTACCTGGGCAGCGCGAAGATCCAGGATTACTGCCCCAATGGCCTGCAGGTCGAAGGCCGGCCACAAATCAGCCGCATCGTTTCGGGCGTTACTGCCAGCCAGGCGTTGCTGGATGCAGCGGTCGAGGCCCAGGCCGACCTGGTGCTGGTGCACCATGGGTATTTCTGGAAGGGTGAGAACCCGTGCATCACCGGGATCAAGCAGCGCCGCCTGAAGACGCTGCTCAAGCACGATATCAGCCTGCTGGCGTTCCACTTGCCCCTGGACGTGCACCCGGAGGTGGGCAACAACGTGCAGTTGGCGCGTCAACTGGACATCACCGTGGAAGGGCCGCTGGACCCGGCAAACCCGAAGGTGGTGGGCCTGGTCGGTTCCCTGGCCGAGCCGATGACCGCGCGCGATTTCGCTCGACGGGTGCAGGAGGTGATGGGGCGCGAGCCGCTGCTGGTCGAAGGCGATGAGATGATTCGCCGGGTCGGCTGGTGCACCGGTGGCGGGCAGGGTTATATCGACACCGCCATCGCTGCCGGGGTCGACCTGTTCATCAGTGGCGAGGCGTCCGAGCAGACGTTCCACAGTGCCCGCGAGAATGGCGTCAGTTTCATTGCCGCCGGGCACCATGCCACCGAGCGCTATGGCGTGCAGGCGCTGGGGGATTACCTGGCACGGCGATTTGCCTTGGAGCACCTGTTCATCGATTGCCCAAATCCGATCTGA
- the algW gene encoding Do family serine endopeptidase AlgW — protein MFKALRYFGWPLLTGVLIAMLIIQRFPEWVGLPSQDVNLQQAPQTTKIMQGPVSYADAVTLAAPAVVNLYTTKVVNKSAHPLFEDPQFRRFFGDNLPKQRRWESSLGSAVIMSPEGYLLTNNHVTSGADQIVVALKDGRETLARVIGSDPETDLAVLKIDLKNLPAITIGRSDNIHIGDVTLAIGNPFGVGQTVTMGIISATGRNQLGLNNYEDFIQTDAAINPGNSGGALVDANGNLVGINTAIFSKSGGSQGIGFAIPVKLALEVMKSIVEHGQVIRGWLGIEVQPLSQELAESFGMQGRPGIVVAGIFRDGPAQKAGLQLGDVILSINGEPAGDGRKSMNQVARIKPNEKITIEVMRNGQQLKLVAEVGLRPPPAPAAAQEEK, from the coding sequence ATGTTCAAGGCTTTGCGTTATTTTGGCTGGCCCCTGCTTACCGGCGTATTGATCGCCATGCTGATCATCCAGCGATTCCCGGAGTGGGTCGGCCTGCCCAGCCAGGACGTCAACCTGCAACAGGCACCGCAGACCACGAAAATCATGCAGGGCCCGGTGTCCTACGCCGACGCCGTGACCCTGGCCGCGCCGGCGGTGGTCAACCTGTACACCACCAAGGTGGTCAACAAGAGCGCCCACCCGCTGTTCGAAGACCCGCAGTTCCGCCGTTTCTTCGGTGACAACCTGCCCAAGCAGCGGCGCTGGGAGTCGAGCCTGGGGTCGGCGGTGATAATGAGCCCGGAGGGCTACCTGCTGACCAACAACCACGTCACCAGCGGCGCCGACCAGATCGTGGTGGCACTCAAGGATGGCCGTGAGACGCTGGCCCGGGTGATTGGCAGCGACCCCGAGACCGACCTCGCGGTGCTGAAGATCGACCTGAAGAACCTGCCCGCGATCACCATCGGCCGCTCCGACAACATCCATATCGGCGACGTGACCCTGGCCATCGGCAACCCCTTCGGTGTCGGCCAGACCGTGACCATGGGCATCATCAGTGCCACTGGCCGCAACCAGCTTGGCCTGAACAACTACGAAGACTTCATTCAGACCGATGCCGCAATCAACCCGGGCAACTCCGGCGGTGCGCTGGTGGATGCCAATGGCAATCTGGTCGGCATCAACACGGCGATCTTCTCCAAGTCCGGCGGCTCCCAGGGCATCGGCTTCGCCATCCCGGTCAAGCTGGCGCTGGAGGTGATGAAGTCGATCGTCGAGCACGGCCAGGTGATCCGTGGCTGGCTGGGCATCGAGGTACAGCCGTTGAGCCAGGAGCTTGCCGAGTCGTTTGGCATGCAAGGGCGTCCGGGCATCGTGGTGGCGGGGATCTTCCGCGATGGGCCGGCGCAGAAGGCAGGGCTGCAGTTGGGCGACGTGATCCTGAGCATAAACGGCGAGCCCGCAGGCGATGGGCGCAAGTCGATGAACCAGGTGGCGCGGATCAAGCCCAACGAGAAGATCACCATCGAGGTGATGCGCAATGGGCAGCAGCTGAAGCTGGTTGCCGAGGTGGGGCTGCGGCCGCCGCCGGCGCCGGCTGCGGCTCAGGAAGAGAAGTAA
- a CDS encoding amino acid ABC transporter ATP-binding protein, which produces MSEAIKQPAGPEGIIQMQGVNKWYGQFHVLKDINLNVRQGERIVLCGPSGSGKSTTIRCLNRLEEHQQGRIVVDGVELTNDLKQIEAIRREVGMVFQHFNLFPHLSILENCTLAPMWVRKMPRRKAEEIAMHYLERVRIPEQAHKYPGQLSGGQQQRVAIARALCMKPKIMLFDEPTSALDPEMVKEVLDTMVGLAEDGMTMLCVTHEMGFARTVANRVIFMDKGEIVEQAAPDDFFDRPRSDRTKLFLSQILH; this is translated from the coding sequence ATGAGTGAAGCGATCAAGCAGCCTGCCGGCCCCGAAGGCATCATCCAGATGCAGGGCGTGAACAAATGGTACGGCCAGTTCCATGTGCTCAAGGACATCAACCTGAACGTGCGCCAGGGTGAGCGTATCGTGCTATGTGGGCCGTCCGGCTCGGGCAAGTCCACCACCATCCGCTGCCTCAACCGGCTGGAAGAACACCAGCAAGGTCGCATCGTGGTCGATGGCGTGGAGCTGACCAATGACCTCAAGCAGATCGAAGCGATCCGCCGTGAGGTGGGCATGGTGTTCCAGCACTTCAACCTGTTCCCGCACCTGAGCATCCTCGAGAACTGCACCCTGGCCCCCATGTGGGTGCGCAAGATGCCGCGGCGCAAGGCCGAGGAAATCGCCATGCACTACCTGGAGCGGGTACGCATTCCGGAGCAGGCGCACAAGTATCCGGGGCAGTTGTCCGGTGGCCAGCAGCAGCGCGTGGCAATTGCCCGCGCACTGTGCATGAAGCCGAAGATCATGCTGTTCGACGAGCCGACGTCGGCGCTCGACCCGGAAATGGTCAAGGAGGTGCTGGACACCATGGTTGGCCTGGCCGAAGACGGCATGACCATGCTCTGCGTGACTCACGAGATGGGCTTTGCCCGCACCGTGGCGAATCGAGTGATCTTCATGGACAAGGGGGAGATCGTGGAACAGGCGGCGCCGGATGATTTCTTCGACCGGCCGCGCAGTGATCGGACCAAGTTGTTCCTGAGCCAGATTCTGCATTGA
- a CDS encoding amino acid ABC transporter permease — translation MNAHVFKPDMPPPVKTVGVLAWMRANLFSSWLNTLLTLFALYLVWLIVPPLVQWAFIDANWVGTTRADCTKEGACWVFVQQRFGQFMYGYYPVELRWRVDLTVWLAVLGAAPLFIKRFPRKAIYGLGFLVLYPILAYTLLHGGYLGLDTVPTSQWGGLMLTLVIATVGIVGALPLGILLALGRRSRMPAVKVVCVTFIEFWRGVPLITVLFMSSVMLPLFLPEGMSFDKLLRAMIGVILFQSAYIAEVVRGGLQAIPKGQYEAAAAMGLGYWRSMGLVILPQALKLVIPGIVNTFIALFKDTSLVIIIGLFDLLNSVKQAAADPAWLGMATEGYVFAALVFWIFCFGMSRYSMHLERKLDTGHKR, via the coding sequence GTGAATGCCCATGTTTTCAAACCTGACATGCCGCCACCGGTGAAGACCGTCGGCGTGCTCGCATGGATGCGGGCCAATCTGTTTTCCAGCTGGCTCAACACCCTGCTGACCCTGTTCGCCCTGTACCTGGTGTGGCTGATCGTGCCGCCGTTGGTGCAATGGGCGTTCATCGATGCCAACTGGGTCGGCACCACCCGCGCCGACTGCACGAAGGAGGGCGCCTGCTGGGTGTTCGTCCAGCAGCGCTTCGGCCAGTTCATGTACGGCTACTACCCAGTCGAACTGCGCTGGCGCGTGGACCTGACCGTGTGGCTGGCGGTACTCGGTGCCGCGCCGCTGTTCATCAAGCGTTTCCCGCGCAAGGCTATCTACGGCCTGGGCTTCCTGGTGCTGTACCCAATCCTGGCCTACACCCTGCTGCACGGTGGTTACCTGGGCCTGGACACGGTCCCCACCAGCCAGTGGGGCGGGCTGATGCTGACCTTGGTGATCGCCACCGTGGGCATCGTCGGTGCCTTGCCGCTAGGCATCCTGCTGGCCCTCGGGCGGCGTTCGCGCATGCCGGCGGTGAAGGTGGTGTGCGTGACCTTCATCGAGTTCTGGCGCGGCGTGCCGCTGATTACCGTGCTGTTCATGTCGTCGGTGATGCTGCCGCTGTTCCTGCCTGAAGGCATGAGCTTCGACAAGCTGCTGCGAGCGATGATCGGTGTGATCCTGTTCCAGTCGGCTTACATCGCCGAAGTGGTGCGCGGCGGCCTGCAGGCCATCCCCAAGGGCCAGTACGAAGCTGCTGCGGCCATGGGCCTGGGCTACTGGCGCTCGATGGGCCTGGTGATCCTGCCGCAGGCGCTCAAGCTGGTGATCCCCGGCATCGTCAACACTTTCATCGCCCTGTTCAAGGACACAAGCCTTGTGATCATCATCGGCCTGTTCGACCTGCTCAACAGCGTCAAGCAGGCCGCGGCAGACCCGGCCTGGCTGGGCATGGCTACCGAGGGCTATGTGTTTGCGGCCCTGGTGTTCTGGATTTTCTGTTTCGGTATGTCCCGCTACTCCATGCACCTGGAGCGCAAGCTGGACACTGGCCACAAGCGTTAG
- a CDS encoding amino acid ABC transporter permease: MQNRIGAQKGLSLNDPRVRAWLFQILTIIFVVGLGWYLFHNTQTNLQHRGITSGFDFLERSAGFGIAQHLIPYVESDSYARVFVIGLLNTLLVTFIGVILATILGFIIGVARLSPNWMINKLATVYVETFRNIPPLLQILFWYFAVFLTLPGPRGSINIDDTFFISNRGLNMPGASMADGFWPFVVALVLALAAIVAMVRYANKRFNETGEPFHKFWVGLALLLVIPGACVLLFGSPVHWEVPQLKGFNFVGGWVLIPELLALTLALTIYTAAFIAEIVRSGIRSVSHGQTEAARSLGLREGPTLRKVIIPQALRVIIPPLTSQYLNLAKNSSLAAGIGYPEMVSLFAGTVLNQTGQAIEVIAITMSVYLAISISISLLMNWYNKRIALIER; the protein is encoded by the coding sequence ATGCAAAATCGAATCGGCGCACAAAAGGGGCTTTCCCTTAATGATCCACGTGTGCGCGCGTGGTTGTTTCAGATTCTCACGATCATCTTCGTGGTGGGGCTGGGCTGGTACCTGTTCCACAACACTCAAACCAACTTGCAGCATCGGGGCATCACCTCCGGTTTCGACTTCCTCGAGCGCAGTGCCGGCTTCGGCATTGCCCAGCACCTGATCCCCTACGTGGAGTCCGACAGCTACGCGCGGGTGTTCGTCATCGGCCTGCTCAATACCCTGTTGGTTACGTTCATCGGCGTCATCCTGGCGACCATTCTCGGCTTCATCATCGGAGTGGCGCGGTTGTCACCCAATTGGATGATCAACAAGCTGGCGACGGTCTATGTCGAGACCTTCCGTAACATTCCGCCGCTGCTGCAGATTCTGTTCTGGTATTTCGCCGTGTTCCTGACCCTGCCGGGGCCACGGGGCAGCATCAATATCGACGACACGTTCTTCATCAGTAACCGTGGCCTGAACATGCCGGGTGCTTCCATGGCCGATGGCTTCTGGCCGTTCGTGGTGGCGCTGGTGCTGGCGTTGGCAGCCATCGTGGCGATGGTGCGTTATGCCAACAAGCGCTTCAACGAGACGGGTGAGCCGTTCCACAAGTTCTGGGTCGGCCTGGCGCTGCTGCTGGTGATTCCGGGTGCGTGCGTGCTGCTGTTCGGCAGCCCGGTGCACTGGGAAGTGCCGCAACTGAAGGGCTTCAACTTCGTAGGCGGCTGGGTGCTGATCCCCGAACTGCTGGCACTGACCTTGGCGCTGACCATCTATACCGCCGCGTTCATCGCGGAAATCGTGCGCTCCGGCATTCGTTCGGTCAGCCATGGCCAGACCGAAGCCGCACGCTCGCTAGGCCTGCGCGAGGGCCCGACCCTGCGCAAGGTGATCATCCCCCAGGCCCTGCGGGTGATCATTCCGCCGTTGACCAGCCAGTACCTGAACCTGGCGAAGAACTCATCGCTGGCGGCCGGTATCGGCTACCCGGAGATGGTCTCGCTGTTCGCCGGTACCGTGCTCAACCAGACCGGCCAGGCCATCGAGGTGATTGCCATCACCATGAGTGTCTATCTCGCCATCAGCATCAGCATTTCGCTGCTGATGAACTGGTACAACAAGCGCATTGCGCTGATCGAGCGGTGA
- a CDS encoding amino acid ABC transporter substrate-binding protein → MKMLKTTLAVLTAAAALGAVSNAQAGATLDAVKKKGFVQCGVSDGLPGFSVPDAQGKIVGIDADVCRAVAAAVFGDATKVKFSQLNAKERFTALQSGEVDVLSRNTTWTSSRDAGMGLVFAGVTYYDGVGFLVNKKLGVSSAKELDGATICIQAGTTTELNVSDFFRANGLKYTPITFDTSDESAKSLESGRCDVLTSDKSQLFAQRSKLAAPTDYVVLPETISKEPLGPVVRKGDEEWFSIVKWTLFAMLNAEEAGITSKNVEAEAKSTKNPDVARLLGADGEYGKDLKLPKDWVVQIVKQVGNYGEVFEKNLGQSTDLKIDRGMNALWNNGGIQYAPPVR, encoded by the coding sequence ATGAAGATGTTGAAAACCACCCTGGCAGTCCTCACCGCTGCTGCCGCACTGGGCGCCGTAAGCAATGCCCAGGCCGGCGCCACGCTTGATGCGGTAAAGAAGAAGGGCTTCGTCCAGTGTGGCGTGAGCGACGGTCTTCCAGGCTTCTCGGTACCTGATGCGCAGGGCAAGATCGTCGGTATCGATGCCGACGTCTGCCGCGCCGTGGCCGCTGCCGTGTTCGGTGACGCCACCAAGGTCAAGTTCAGCCAGCTCAACGCCAAGGAGCGCTTCACTGCGCTGCAGTCCGGCGAAGTCGACGTGCTGTCGCGCAACACCACCTGGACCAGCTCGCGCGATGCCGGCATGGGCCTGGTATTCGCGGGCGTCACCTATTACGACGGCGTTGGTTTCCTGGTCAACAAGAAGCTGGGTGTTTCCAGTGCCAAGGAACTGGATGGCGCGACCATCTGTATCCAGGCCGGCACCACCACCGAGCTGAACGTGTCCGACTTCTTCCGCGCCAATGGTCTGAAGTACACCCCAATCACCTTCGACACTTCCGACGAGAGCGCCAAGTCGCTGGAGTCGGGCCGCTGCGACGTGCTGACCTCGGACAAGTCGCAGCTGTTCGCCCAGCGCTCCAAGCTGGCCGCACCGACCGACTACGTCGTGCTTCCTGAAACCATCTCCAAGGAGCCGCTGGGCCCGGTGGTGCGCAAGGGTGACGAGGAGTGGTTCAGCATCGTCAAGTGGACCCTGTTCGCCATGCTCAACGCCGAAGAGGCAGGCATCACCAGCAAGAACGTCGAGGCCGAAGCCAAGTCGACCAAGAACCCGGACGTCGCTCGCCTGCTCGGCGCCGATGGCGAATACGGCAAGGACCTCAAGCTGCCCAAGGACTGGGTAGTGCAGATCGTCAAGCAAGTCGGCAACTATGGTGAAGTGTTCGAGAAGAACCTGGGCCAGAGCACCGACCTGAAGATCGACCGTGGCATGAACGCCCTGTGGAACAACGGCGGCATCCAGTACGCGCCACCTGTGCGCTGA
- a CDS encoding alpha/beta hydrolase — protein sequence MTNPLILEPQKTADACVIWLHGLGADRYDFLPVAEFMQERLLSTRFVMPQAPTRPVTINGGYAMPSWYDIKAMTPARAIDEVQLDTSADQVIELIKAEQAKGVSLSRIFLAGFSQGGAVVLHTAYIRWQEALGGVIALSTYAPTFTDAHQLSACQQRTPALCLHGVHDSVVIPAMGRTAFEYLNTWGVAARWHEYPMEHEVAIEELSDIHDWLSKQLQ from the coding sequence ATGACCAACCCGCTGATTCTCGAACCGCAGAAAACCGCAGACGCCTGTGTGATCTGGTTGCACGGCCTGGGTGCCGACCGTTACGACTTCCTACCGGTGGCTGAATTCATGCAGGAACGACTGCTCAGCACCCGCTTCGTCATGCCGCAGGCACCGACCCGCCCGGTGACCATCAACGGTGGTTATGCCATGCCCAGCTGGTACGACATCAAGGCCATGACCCCGGCCCGTGCCATCGACGAAGTGCAACTCGACACCTCGGCCGATCAGGTGATCGAACTGATCAAGGCCGAACAGGCCAAGGGCGTCAGCTTGTCGCGGATCTTCCTGGCCGGCTTCTCCCAGGGCGGTGCCGTGGTGCTGCACACTGCTTATATAAGGTGGCAGGAAGCCTTGGGTGGGGTAATCGCGCTGTCCACTTACGCGCCCACCTTCACCGACGCCCACCAGCTCAGCGCCTGCCAGCAACGCACCCCGGCCCTGTGCCTGCACGGTGTGCACGACTCGGTGGTGATTCCGGCCATGGGCCGCACCGCCTTCGAATACCTGAACACCTGGGGCGTCGCCGCGCGCTGGCACGAGTACCCGATGGAGCATGAAGTGGCCATCGAGGAACTGAGCGACATCCACGACTGGTTGAGCAAGCAGTTGCAATAA